A genomic segment from Phragmites australis chromosome 6, lpPhrAust1.1, whole genome shotgun sequence encodes:
- the LOC133922339 gene encoding receptor-like protein kinase 5, with protein sequence MAKPSFLVLLLIPLLLASNSDSARPNDGELRALLTVKQDWGNPAALSSWKNHSRGNSNSTASASFTYCKWAGVTCNNGQVTALSFQNFHIANPIPASICNLKNLSRIDLSYNNLTGVFPSALYNCSALQFLDLSNNDFIGSLPAHISKLSSDMEHLNLSSNSFVGNVPSAISSFPKLKSLVLDTNSFDGSYPGAAIGNLVELETLTLACNPFAPGSIPGEFSKLKKLKTIWLSGMNLTGVIPEALSVLSELTVLALYQNKLHGDIPAWVWKLQKLQYLYLYANNFIGRIGPDVTAVSMLEVDLSENRLTGTIPETIGNMKKLSLLFLYSNNITGPIPTSIGLLPNLVDIRLFNNSLSGPLPPELGKHSPLGNLEVCNNFLTGKLPETLCFNNKLYDIVVFNNNFSGEFPVNLGECNTLNNIMAYNNNFTGEFPEKVWSKFPNLTNVMIQNNNFTGILPNELSSNISGIEIGNNRFSGAIPASATGLHVFTAENNWFSHGLPMDMTKFTKLTELSLAGNQISGSIPQSIVALERLTYLNLRSNQISGVIPTAIGSLPVLAVLDLSNNELVGRIPEDLKNLHLSYLNLSSNQLAGEVPASLQSVEYYGGFLDNRGLCARRNSGLPLPTCSAGGDHNSRRKIALSVSISSVALVAFVAIGWLIRRRKKDQRDVTSWKMIPFRTLDFTEHDILSNIIEENVIGKGGSGKVYRIHLGSQKTGEGSDEAGHSVVAVKKIGNAGKPDTNLDKEFEAEVRSLGGLRHGNIINLLCCISGEDTKLLIYEYMENGSLDRWLHRRRKRARASGPLDWPTRLSIAIDVARGLSYMHHDFTRPVIHRDVKSSNILLDCGFRAKIADFGLARILAKTGESESASAVCGTFGYIAPEYVYRAKVSEKVDVYSFGVVLLELATGRGPQDGGTESGSCLAKWASKRYKNGGLCVDLVDGEIQDPAYLDDMVAVLQLGLICTSEDPSSRPPMSEVLHQLRQCGRNRMSSDEDAAKDVRGVDSLEYTV encoded by the exons ATGGCCAAACCAAGctttctcgtcctcctcctcatccccctCTTGCTCGCTTCCAATTCCGACTCGGCACGGCCGAACGACGGCGAGCTCCGAGCTCTCTTGACTGTCAAGCAAGATTGGGGCAACCCTGCTGCACTTAGCTCATGGAAGAACCACAGTAGAGGAAACTCTAACTCCACTGCCTCCGCTTCTTTCACTTACTGTAAATGGGCTGGGGTTACTTGCAACAATGGCCAAGTGACCGCCCTATCCTTCCAGAATTTCCATATAGCAAATCCAATCCCAGCTTCCATTTGCAACCTGAAGAACCTGTCACGCATAGATCTTTCCTACAACAACCTCACCGGCGTGTTCCCATCGGCGCTCTACAACTGCTCGGCTTTGCAGTTCCTCGACCTGTCAAACAATGATTTCATCGGCTCCCTCCCGGCTCACATCAGCAAACTGTCGTCAGATATGGAGCATCTCAACCTCTCGAGCAATAGTTTCGTCGGCAATGTTCCGTCGGCTATCTCAAGTTTTCCGAAGCTCAAGTCATTAGTTCTTGACACTAATAGCTTCGATGGGAGCTATCCTGGGGCGGCCATCGGCAACCTCGTCGAGCTTGAGACTCTAACACTGGCATGCAACCCGTTTGCCCCAGGGTCTATTCCCGGCGAGTTCAGCAAGTTGAAGAAGTTGAAGACAATCTGGCTATCGGGGATGAACCTGACCGGCGTTATCCCCGAAGCTCTCTCGGTGCTCAGTGAGCTGACCGTGTTGGCCTTGTATCAGAACAAGCTTCATGGTGACATCCCAGCGTGGGTTTGGAAGCTTCAGAAGCTGCAGTACCTGTACCTATACGCGAACAACTTCATCGGCAGGATTGGGCCGGACGTCACCGCTGTCAGCATGCTCGAGGTCGACCTGTCCGAAAATAGGCTCACCGGAACCATACCGGAGACTATCGGGAACATGAAGAAATTGAGTCTATTGTTCCTGTACTCCAACAACATCACCGGGCCTATCCCGACAAGCATCGGGCTGCTCCCGAACCTGGTGGACATCCGGCTATTTAATAACAGCCTCTCCGGCCCCCTTCCGCCCGAGCTCGGGAAGCACTCGCCACTCGGGAACCTAGAAGTTTGCAATAACTTCCTCACTGGCAAGCTTCCGGAGACTCTCTGCTTCAACAATAAGCTCTATGACATCGTGGTATTCAACAACAACTTCTCCGGCGAGTTCCCAGTGAATCTCGGGGAGTGCAACACACTAAACAACATCATGGCATACAATAACAATTTCACCGGCGAGTTTCCGGAGAAGGTATGGTCCAAGTTCCCCAACCTGACAAACGTCATGATACAGAACAATAACTTCACTGGCATTCTACCAAATGAGCTGTCCTCTAACATCTCAGGGATTGAGATAGGGAACAATAGATTCTCTGGCGCCATACCAGCATCTGCAACAGGCCTACATGTGTTCACCGCAGAGAACAATTGGTTCTCCCATGGGCTACCGATGGACATGACCAAGTTCACCAAACTCACCGAGCTGTCCCTTGCCGGGAACCAAATTAGTGGCTCCATACCACAGTCCATCGTAGCCTTGGAGAGGCTTACTTACCTCAATCTTAGAAGCAACCAGATATCAGGAGTGATTCCAACAGCTATCGGGTCGCTTCCGGTGCTCGCCGTCCTAGACCTCTCAAACAACGAGCTCGTGGGCAGGATACCGGAGGACTTGAAGAACCTCCACCTATCCTACCTGAATCTCTCGTCCAATCAGCTCGCCGGCGAGGTTCCAGCCTCACTACAAAGTGTGGAATACTACGGCGGCTTCCTTGACAACCGTGGCTTGTGTGCCAGACGGAACTCCGGCCTACCCCTCCCGACGTGCTCTGCAGGCGGAGATCATAACTCTAGGAGAAAGATCGCCCTCTCAGTTTCAATCTCCAGCGTTGCTCTTGTCGCCTTCGTTGCTATTGGATGGCTCATCCGCCGGCGCAAGAAAGACCAGCGAGATGTTACATCGTGGAAGATGATACCATTTCGAACTCTGGATTTTACCGAGCACGACATACTCAGCAACATCATCGAAGAGAATGTGATCGGCAAAGGTGGGTCAGGAAAGGTATACCGCATCCATCTCGGTAGCCAGAAGACAGGGGAAGGCAGCGACGAGGCTGGCCACTCGGTGGTGGCCGTGAAGAAGATCGGGAACGCCGGGAAGCCAGACACAAACCTTGACAAGGAGTTTGAAGCGGAGGTGAGGTCACTAGGCGGTCTCCGTCACGGCAATATCATCAATCTTCTCTGCTGCATCTCCGGAGAGGACACGAAGCTGCTCATCTATGAGTACATGGAGAACGGGAGCCTGGACCGGTGGCTGCACCGGCGCCGCAAGCGCGCCCGCGCATCGGGGCCACTGGACTGGCCAACGAGGCTGAGCATCGCCATCGACGTCGCGAGAGGCCTCAGCTACATGCACCATGACTTCACGAGGCCGGTCATCCACCGCGACGTCAAGTCCAGCAACATCTTGCTCGACTGCGGGTTCAGAGCCAAGATCGCCGACTTCGGGCTTGCTCGGATCCTTGCCAAGACCGGCGAATCCGAGTCGGCGTCGGCTGTCTGCGGGACATTCGGTTACATTGCTCCAG AGTACGTGTACAGGGCAAAGGTGAGCGAGAAGGTGGACGTCTATAGCTTCGGCGTGGTGCTGCTGGAGCTCGCCACTGGACGGGGGCCGCAGGACGGCGGCACGGAGTCCGGCAGCTGTCTGGCGAAATGGGCGTCGAAGCGCTACAAGAACGGCGGCCTGTGTGTCGACTTGGTCGACGGTGAAATTCAGGATCCGGCCTACCTGGACGACATGGTGGCCGTGCTCCAGCTCGGGTTGATTTGCACCAGCGAGGATCCGTCGTCCAGGCCGCCGATGAGCGAGGTCCTCCACCAGCTCCGTCAGTGTGGTCGGAATCGGATGTCCAGCGACGAAGACGCTGCCAAAGACGTGCGTGGCGTTGATTCTTTGGAGTATACGGTTTGA